DNA from Streptomyces sp. NBC_01476:
GGGGAGCGGGTCCAGCTCGGGGACGGCGACCACACGGTCGCGGCGGGCGCCGAACTGACCTTCCCGGCGGGCGCGGCCGTCCCGCACCAGGTGGACCTCACCCCCGCCACCGGCGCGCAGTGGGCCGCCCCGCTCTCCGGTGCCGGCGGACGCTCGCACCCGCTGTACGCGGTGTACTCGATCCTGCTGGCCACCTTCCTCGGCACCATGGGCCTGCCGCATGTGCTGGTCCGCTTCTACACCAACCCCGACGGCCACGCGGCCCGCCGGACGACCCTGCTGGTCCTGGTACTGCTGAGCGTCTTCTATCTGCTGCCGACGGTCTACGGCGCACTGGGCAGAGTGCTCGCACCGCAACTGCTGCTCACCGGGCAGACCGACACTGCCGTCCTGGTGCTGCCGCAGATCGCCCGCGCGGGCCTGGGCGGGCAGTTGCTCGCCGCGCTGGCCGCCGCGGGCGCGTTCGCCGCCTTCGTCTCCACCGCCTCGGGGCTGATCGTCTCGGTGGCCGGGGTGGTCGCCCAGGATCTGCTGCGCGGCTCGACCCGCGGCTTCCGGTGGGCCTCGCTGGCGGCCGGTGTGCCCCCGCTGGTGATGGCGACGGCGACCTCGGGGCTGCCGGTGGCCGACGCCATCGGGCTGGCGTTCGCGGTCGCCGCCTCCTCCTTCTGCCCGCTGCTCGTGCTCGGCATCTGGTGGCGCGGCCTGACCGATCTGGGCGCCCTGTGCGGTCTGATCACCGGCGGCGGACTGGCCGCGGTCGCGGTGGTGGTGACCAGCGTGCGCGGACCGGGCCGCGGCTGGGCGGCGACCCTGCTCGAACAGCCGGCCGCCTGGACCGTACCGGCGGCCTTCACTGTCATGATCACGGTCTCGCTGCTCTCCCGGCACCGGATCTCCAGCGCGCACGTGGACCGGGTGATGCTGCGGATGCACCTGCCGGAGGAAGTGGGCGGGGCGCAGCAGCGGACCCCGTGACAGCCCCGGCCGCCTGACCGCTCGGCGCGGCTGACGGACCGTCCGGCGAACCGGCCGGACCGCTGGGCGACGCCCCCGGTACCGGCCCTCGCCCCCCGGCCGGCGCTCTTCGTAGCGTGGCGGAGGCAGCGGAACGGTGTCCGGCGTCCGGCTGCCGAGCCTCAACGAGGAGGAGAACCGCAGATGAGCACTCCCGACACGGTCACCCCGGCCCCCGCGCCGGCCATCGCCGACCCCGGCCCGCTCGGGCTGGCCGCCTTCGCCGCCACCACTTTCGTCCTCAGTTCCTTCAACGCCGATCTGATCGACGCGAGCCTTGAGGCGGTCGTCCTGCCGCTCGCCCTCTTCTACGGCGGCTTCCTCCAACTCCTCGCCGGAATGTGGGAGTTCAGGAAGGGCAACACCTTCGGCGCGACCGCCTTCGGCTCGTACGGCGCCTTCTGGCTGTCCTACGCGGCCTACGCCAAGTTCGTCGCGCCCGGCCTGCCGGCGGGCACCGCGCACCAGGCCACCGGGCTCTACCTGCTCATCTGGGCGGTCTTCACCGTCTACATGACGGTCGCGGCGCTGCGCACGTCCGGCGCCCTGCTGGCGGTCTTCGTCACCTTGTCGGCGACCTTCATCGTGCTGACCGTCGCCGAGTTCGCCCAGTCCACCGGCACCACCAAGGCCGGCGGCTGGATCGGCCTGGTGACCGCGGTCGCCGCCTGGTACGCCTCTTTCGCCGGTGTCACCAACTCCACCTGGAAGCGCGCCGTCGTCCCGGTCTTCGCGGCCGGCGACCGCGTCGCCATCGGCCGGCGGGGCGGGCCGGTGGAGGAAGCCCACTCATGAGTGACGAGACACTCTCCAACCTGCTCAGAGAGGACCGGCGCTTCCCACCGCCGCCGCAGCTCGCGGCGCAGGCGAACGTCACCGCCGCCGCCTACGAGGAGGCCGCCGCGGACGGCGAGGCGTTCTGGGCCACCCAGGCGGCCCGGCTGGACTGGGCGCAGCCGTGGCGGCAGGTACGCGACTGGAGCGGGGCGCCGTTCGCCCGCTGGTTCGTCGGCGGCCGTCTCAACGTGGCCTACAACTGCCTGGACCGGCACGTGAGTGCCGGGCACGGTGACCGAGTCGCCTTCCACTGGGAGGGCGAGCCGGGCGACACCCGGACGCTGACCTACGCCGGCCTCAAGGACGAGGTCTGCCAGGCTGCGAACGCCCTGCTCGCCCTCGGCGTGGAGCCGGGCGACCGGGTCGCGATCTACCTGCCGATGATCCCGGAGACGGTCGTCGCGATGCTGGCCTGCGCCCGGATCGGCGCCCCGCACACCGTGGTCTTCGGCGGTTTCTCGGCCGAGGCGCTGCGCGGCCGGATCCTCGACTGCGACGCACGGGTGGTGATCACCGCCGACGGCGGCTACCGCAAGGGCGCCCCGTCGGCGCTCAAGCCCGCGGTGGACGAAGCGGTGGAGCAGTGCCCCGACGTCCGCAGCGTCCTGGTGGTCCGCCGCACCGGCCAGGACGTGGCCTGGACCGACGGCCGTGACATCTGGTGGCACGACGTGGTGGCCGCGCAGTCCGCCGAGCACGAGCCGGCGGCCTTCGACAGCGAACACCCGCTCTACATCATGTACACCTCCGGGACCACCGCCCGGCCCAAGGGCATCCTGCACACCACCGGCGGCTACCTCACCCAGGTCGCCTGGTCGCACTGGGCGGTCTTCGACGTCAAACCGGACCGCGACGTGTACTGGACGGCCGCCGACATCGGCTGGGTCACCGGCCACTCCTACATCGTCTACGGCCCCCTGGCCAACGGTGTCACCTCGGTGCTCTACGAGGGCACGCCCGACACCCCGCACCAGGGCCGCTGGTGGGAGCTCGTGCAGAAGTACAAGGTGAGCATCCTGTACTGCGCGCCCACTGCGATCCGCACCTTCATGAAGTGGGGCGACGCGATACCGGGCCGCTACGACCTGACGTCGCTGCGCCTGCTCGGCTCGGTCGGCGAACCGATCAACCCCGAGGCGTGGATGTGGTACCGGCGGGCCATCGGCGGTGACCGCTGCCCGGTGGTCGACACCTGGTGGCAGACCGAGACCGGCGCCCAGATGATCAGCCCGCTGCCCGGGGTGAGCACCTGCAAGCCCGGCTCGGCGCTGCGCCCACTGCCGGGGATCTCCGCCGAGGTGGTGGACGACACCGGCGCCCCGGTGCCCAACGGCTCCGGCGGCTATCTGGTGCTGACCGAGCCGTGGCCGTCGATGCTCCGCACCATCTGGGGCGACGAGCAGCGGTACATCGACACCTACTGGTCGCGCTTCCCCGGCCGGTACTTCGCCGGCGACGGGGCGAAGAAGGACGAGGACGGCGACATCTGGCTGCTCGGCCGGGTGGACGACGTCATGAATGTCTCCGGGCACCGCATCTCCACCACCGAGGTGGAGTCCGCCCTCGTCTCCCACCCGCGCGTCGCCGAAGCGGCGGTGGTCGGCGCCGCCGACGCCACGACCGGGCAGGGCATCGTCGCCTTCGTGATCCTGCGCGGCGACAACGAGCAGCCCGCCGACACCACCTCGGGGGAGGACCTGGCCCGTGAACTGCGGGCCCACGTCGGCAAGGAGATCGGTCCGATCGCCCGTCCCCGCCAGCTCCTGGTGGTGGCCGAACTCCCCAAGACCCGCTCGGGGAAGATCATGCGCCGCCTGCTGCGTGACATCGCCGAGAACCGCGCACTGGGTGACGTGACGACCCTCACCGACTCCTCGGTGATGGACGCCATCCGTGAGGGCCTGCCGTCCGGGTCCACGGACGGCGCGGAAACGGAGGAGTAGCCGGCCGGGACACAGCAGCGTGCGGGCCGGCGTGGGAACGCCGGCCCGCCGTCACGGGACAGCGCTACAGGACGAACCCGTGCGGGAAGGGATCGGCCGGGTCCAGAAGGTAGTTGGCCGTGCCGGTGATCCACGCCCGCCCGGAGAACTCCGGTACCACCGCGGGCACCCCGGCGACCTCGGTGGTGTCCACCAGGCGCCCGGTGAACCGGGTCCCGATGAAGGACTCGTTGATGAACTCGGTGTCCAGCGGCAGTGCCCCGCGGGCATGCAGCTGCGCCATCCGCGCGCAGGTACCCGTGCCGCAGGGGGAGCGGTCGAACCAGCCGGGCTGGATGGCCATCGCGTTGCGTGAATGCCTGCCGTCGGAACCGGGCGCGAGGAACTGCACATGCTTGCAGCCGCGGATGAGGGGATCGAGCGGATGCCGGGGGAGGTTCTGCTCCTCCACCGCCCGGGAGATGGCGAGCCCCGCGGCCAGGATGTCGTCCTTGCGCGACCGGTCGAAGGGCAGGCCGAGGGCCGCCAGATCCACGATGGCGTAGAAGTTGCCGCCGTACGCCATGTCGTACGTGACCTCGCCGATGCCCGGCACGGACACCTTCGCGTCCAGTTCGAGCGCGAAGGAGTCCACATTGCGCAGGGTGACCGCTCCGGCGACGCCGTCGCGCACCGCCACCCTGGCCTCCACCAGACCGGCCGGAGTGTCCAGCCGCACCACGGTCTCCGGCTCGGTCACCGTGACCATGCCGGTCTCCACCAGCACGGTCGCCACGCCCACCGTGCCGTGCCCGCACATCGGCAGGAAGCCGCTGACCTCGATGTACAGCACGCCCCAGTCCGCGTCGTCGCGGATCGGCGGCTGCAGGATCGCACCGCTCATCGCCGAGTGCCCGCGCGGCTCGTCCACCAGGAACCGGCGCAGCTCGTCGAGATGACCGATGGCGTAGGCGCGCCGCTCGGCCATGCTGGCGCCCGGCACCGGAGGGACACCGCCGGTGACGACCCTGGTGGGCATGCCCTCGGTGTGCGAGTCGACCGCGCTGATGGTCCGGACACTGCGCATCAGGACCGCTGCCCTTCGGCGGTGAGGGCCGCGATGGCCTTGGCCATGTCGGCCTCGACCTGTTCGCGGTGGGCCGGCACCAGTGGCCCGCGGGGCGGGCGGCAGGGGCCGCCGTACCTGCCGACCATCTCCATGCCGAGCTTGATGGCCTGGACGAACTCCGTCCGCGAGTCCCAGCGGAAGGCGGCGACCAGCGGTTCGTACAGCGCCCGTGCCTCCGCCACCTTGCCGGCCCGCGCCAGTTCGAAGAGCCGCGCCGACTCGGCCGGGAAGACGTTCGGGAAACCGGCGAACCAGCCGGTCGCCCCCATCAGAAGACTCTCCAGCGCGACATCGTCGGCGCCGCTGATGACCTCCAGATCCGGAGCGTGCTCCTTGATCTCCAGCACGCGGCGCACGTCGCCGGAGAACTCCTTGACCGCGGCGACGTTGGGGATCTGGGCGATTTCGGCGAGCAGACCGGGGGTCAGGTCGACCTTGGTGTCCACCGGGTTGTTGTAGACCATCACGGGCAGTCCGACGGCGGCGACCGCCTCGAAGTGCGCGATGACCTCGCCCCGGTTGGCCCGGTACATCGTCGGGGGCAGGCACAGCACTCCGTCGGCGCCGTCCTCTGCGGCGGCCTCGGCCCACCGCACAGCCTGGTGCGAACCCACGCCGTGCACGCCGACGATCACCTTGCCGTGCCCGGCGACGGCCGCGATGGCGGTCCTGGCCACGGTCCTGCGTTCCTCGTCGGTGAGGGAGGAGTACTCGCCGAGCGAGCCGTTGGGGCCGACCCCGGCGCAGCCGTTGTCCACCAGCCAGCGGCAGTGCTCGGCGTAGCGGTCGTACGCCACGGCCAGGCCGGCGGGCGCCTTCGGATCGTCCCGGTACGGCAGTGCGGTGGCCACGACGACTCCGGTCAGGACGGCGGCCTGTTCTGCGCCGGCACTCATCAACTGCTCTCCTTCGGGGTGGGATGCGGGAACGGGGAGGGTGCTGGTCCGCCCGGCGGGCCGGGCGGCCTGGCCAGTTCACCCAGCCGGATGGGCTCGGCGACGGGCCGGTGGTGTACGCCCGGGGGCATCGGTGTCCCGGCCGGGTCGCCGGGCTGCCCGCGGTCGCCGGGCTGCCCGCCGGGGTGCCGGCGCAGTTCGGCGACCGTGGGTCCGCAGATCCGCCCCTGGCACGGCCCGAGACCCGCCCGGGTGGCGAGCTTCGCCACCCGCGCGTCGGTGGCGGCCGGATCGGTGGCGGCGGCGCACACCGCGGCGTAATCCGTCTCCTCGCAGCGGCAGATGACCGTGTCCGGGCGCAGCCAGCCGGGCCACGCGTGCCCGATCGGGTGGGCGCGGGCGAGCCGGGCGGCGAATGACCTGCCCTGGTCGCGCTGTGCGCGCAGCGCGCTGAGCGGGCGGGCCGCCCGGTCGCCGCCGCCGGCCGCCCAGCCCGCCACCGCGCCCTCGGCGCGGGCGGCCGGCGCGCCGGCGATGCCGGTGATCTCACCGCACGCGTAGACACCGGGGCAGCTGGTGAGCTGGTCGTCGTCCACCGCGACGAACGCCTCGGCCGAGGTGCCGCCGGGCACCGGCCGCAGCGCGCACCCGGCGGCCACCGCGAGTTCCAGCCGCGGGGTGAAGCCGTGGCCGACGCAGACGGCGTCCACGGCCGTCACCCGTTCGGTGCCCGGCACCACCGACCAGTCGGCCCGTACCCCGGCGGTGACGACCTCCTCGACCCGGTCGCCGCCACGCGCCTCGACGACCGCTCTGCCCAGCCGGCAGGGGACCCGGTGGCGGCCCAGTACGCGGGCGTAGGAGAGGAGTTCGCCGGTCTTGGCCGCTTGCGGTGCCAGCTCCCACGGACGGCGGAGCCAGCCGCGTGCCACCTGCCCGGCGCCCGCCGCCTCCAGC
Protein-coding regions in this window:
- a CDS encoding sodium/solute symporter; amino-acid sequence: MNPTLGLVALFVVLAATVGFGVYGLRLSRATSDFYVASRQVSPLMNASAIGGEYLSAASFLGVAGLVLAYGVDMLAYPVGYTAGYLVLLLLVAAPLRRSGAYTLPDFAEERLGSTAVRRVASVLVAVIAWLYLVPQLQGAGLTLQTVAGAPRWAGAVVVAVAVVGVATAGGMRSVTLVQGFHFWLKLTAIAVPALFLLLAWRSAGSPALTGPDVPHFGHTTVVRVQDPVRFDVRSPVTVQVRGGLDGLAHGPAGERVQLGDGDHTVAAGAELTFPAGAAVPHQVDLTPATGAQWAAPLSGAGGRSHPLYAVYSILLATFLGTMGLPHVLVRFYTNPDGHAARRTTLLVLVLLSVFYLLPTVYGALGRVLAPQLLLTGQTDTAVLVLPQIARAGLGGQLLAALAAAGAFAAFVSTASGLIVSVAGVVAQDLLRGSTRGFRWASLAAGVPPLVMATATSGLPVADAIGLAFAVAASSFCPLLVLGIWWRGLTDLGALCGLITGGGLAAVAVVVTSVRGPGRGWAATLLEQPAAWTVPAAFTVMITVSLLSRHRISSAHVDRVMLRMHLPEEVGGAQQRTP
- the acs gene encoding acetate--CoA ligase; this translates as MSDETLSNLLREDRRFPPPPQLAAQANVTAAAYEEAAADGEAFWATQAARLDWAQPWRQVRDWSGAPFARWFVGGRLNVAYNCLDRHVSAGHGDRVAFHWEGEPGDTRTLTYAGLKDEVCQAANALLALGVEPGDRVAIYLPMIPETVVAMLACARIGAPHTVVFGGFSAEALRGRILDCDARVVITADGGYRKGAPSALKPAVDEAVEQCPDVRSVLVVRRTGQDVAWTDGRDIWWHDVVAAQSAEHEPAAFDSEHPLYIMYTSGTTARPKGILHTTGGYLTQVAWSHWAVFDVKPDRDVYWTAADIGWVTGHSYIVYGPLANGVTSVLYEGTPDTPHQGRWWELVQKYKVSILYCAPTAIRTFMKWGDAIPGRYDLTSLRLLGSVGEPINPEAWMWYRRAIGGDRCPVVDTWWQTETGAQMISPLPGVSTCKPGSALRPLPGISAEVVDDTGAPVPNGSGGYLVLTEPWPSMLRTIWGDEQRYIDTYWSRFPGRYFAGDGAKKDEDGDIWLLGRVDDVMNVSGHRISTTEVESALVSHPRVAEAAVVGAADATTGQGIVAFVILRGDNEQPADTTSGEDLARELRAHVGKEIGPIARPRQLLVVAELPKTRSGKIMRRLLRDIAENRALGDVTTLTDSSVMDAIREGLPSGSTDGAETEE
- a CDS encoding dihydrodipicolinate synthase family protein, coding for MSAGAEQAAVLTGVVVATALPYRDDPKAPAGLAVAYDRYAEHCRWLVDNGCAGVGPNGSLGEYSSLTDEERRTVARTAIAAVAGHGKVIVGVHGVGSHQAVRWAEAAAEDGADGVLCLPPTMYRANRGEVIAHFEAVAAVGLPVMVYNNPVDTKVDLTPGLLAEIAQIPNVAAVKEFSGDVRRVLEIKEHAPDLEVISGADDVALESLLMGATGWFAGFPNVFPAESARLFELARAGKVAEARALYEPLVAAFRWDSRTEFVQAIKLGMEMVGRYGGPCRPPRGPLVPAHREQVEADMAKAIAALTAEGQRS
- a CDS encoding proline racemase family protein; translation: MRSVRTISAVDSHTEGMPTRVVTGGVPPVPGASMAERRAYAIGHLDELRRFLVDEPRGHSAMSGAILQPPIRDDADWGVLYIEVSGFLPMCGHGTVGVATVLVETGMVTVTEPETVVRLDTPAGLVEARVAVRDGVAGAVTLRNVDSFALELDAKVSVPGIGEVTYDMAYGGNFYAIVDLAALGLPFDRSRKDDILAAGLAISRAVEEQNLPRHPLDPLIRGCKHVQFLAPGSDGRHSRNAMAIQPGWFDRSPCGTGTCARMAQLHARGALPLDTEFINESFIGTRFTGRLVDTTEVAGVPAVVPEFSGRAWITGTANYLLDPADPFPHGFVL
- a CDS encoding FAD-dependent oxidoreductase — protein: MTRRQVVVVGAGPGGLAAAGAALAAGAEVTLIEASERPGGQYHRMLPEAYEADRPEAVQHGHRSFDSAARRVLGHPRCSWWAGSSVWALERREPGAAAGPPAVHVLRGGPGSPRRRHVLAPDALVLATGAHDRVLPFPGWDLPGVFTAGAAQALVKGERLVIGDRVVVAGTGPFLLPVAASLAEAGSRVVEVLEAAGAGQVARGWLRRPWELAPQAAKTGELLSYARVLGRHRVPCRLGRAVVEARGGDRVEEVVTAGVRADWSVVPGTERVTAVDAVCVGHGFTPRLELAVAAGCALRPVPGGTSAEAFVAVDDDQLTSCPGVYACGEITGIAGAPAARAEGAVAGWAAGGGDRAARPLSALRAQRDQGRSFAARLARAHPIGHAWPGWLRPDTVICRCEETDYAAVCAAATDPAATDARVAKLATRAGLGPCQGRICGPTVAELRRHPGGQPGDRGQPGDPAGTPMPPGVHHRPVAEPIRLGELARPPGPPGGPAPSPFPHPTPKESS
- a CDS encoding acetate uptake transporter, with protein sequence MSTPDTVTPAPAPAIADPGPLGLAAFAATTFVLSSFNADLIDASLEAVVLPLALFYGGFLQLLAGMWEFRKGNTFGATAFGSYGAFWLSYAAYAKFVAPGLPAGTAHQATGLYLLIWAVFTVYMTVAALRTSGALLAVFVTLSATFIVLTVAEFAQSTGTTKAGGWIGLVTAVAAWYASFAGVTNSTWKRAVVPVFAAGDRVAIGRRGGPVEEAHS